aaaacttcaaaaaccccccctgtggtttcgcactttctcactataGTACGatttggtttaaaatgtatcaatctgcccccctgtggtttcatttttatcttttcggaagctttttcgttaacatttcgttaaattatatacaaaaaacttcagataaccatctatatttatcgaatattcactttagtatcttttaattttaactttgtcactgatttaagaaaaaaaaataataaaattgataacaaaaagagaaaaacgaaaccacaggggggcaaattgatacgttttaaaccacagggNaggaagaagaagaagagcccgccTAGCGGTGCTCCGGccgtcgcttttttttttcggcgaaaaaaaaaaaaggaacgagagaacgaagaggagagagaaagaggaaagagaaaaagtaataagggtattttggtcagtttgctgaaaaagcggaccgaatttgcaaaaacgaaaaaggtggcccggttttgcaaaagcccaaaataaatggattttttatgcaaattggccaaatatATTCATTTATCCCAATTATGTGAGGAAAACCAATtcaatctttttgttttttttcctctgtcCAGATGCTTAAAATTTGTTAACTTTTTCTGTAagataaaaaaagtttatttgtATCCGATCATTTATTAAACCGGATCGGATCGACCAAATCGGATCGGATCGTATTTCTCGTACACCTATTTAAACGGACCCTTTTCGCTCACCTCGGCACTACGAGCGAAAAACGTGTAAAAGAGAACCAAAACCCTCCTCTCATCCACCATCCACTCTACGAGCTTCGCCTCTTCTTTCGCCATTTCCCCGTCTCTGCTTCGTCTTAACCCTAAAAGGCCCAATGTATCGAGGAGCGATTGCGCCGAGAATAAGAGACCCTTATCCCCGATTCGAAGTAGCGATGTTGAGTTCGATCGAATCCAGCGACGAAGAATGAGATTGTCGATGAATCCATGAACCGATCGATTTTCAGGGTTAGAAGAGGGTAATGGAGGAGACGCATTGGATATTGCTGTAACTCCGATGTATATTTTGGTGAGCATCGCTTGATTATTGATGCTTATGGTgtgcatttctttctttttatctcaGATTCGTGCATTTAATCTATGATTTTAGGTTGATTTTGTGTGTTCTTGTTCCTACATGCATGAGAAACACTTTTATTTGGTCTTCGTGCGCTCACGCATACGTCATTAAGGGTAATTAATAGAATTTGTCGAATAATTCAATTTTCCAtaggcacaaaaaaaaaatgctaatatGTTACAGGTTGGATTAGTTCTATGTTATATCTCAAACTTTATATCTCTTTattgtaaattattattttagaatttaggcGTTGTTATATTGACTTCTGATACATCAAGAGTTTGTGCATTGGCCATATGAACACACTTTAGTTTCTTTATTCAGACCCTTTTAATCAATGCCATCACTTAGTTTGTTATATTTTtcgtctttttatttttttttttattgtcccGGAAAAAATGAGCTGAGAATAATGAAGTCATGGTGATTGCGTAGATAGATTAGTTGACGCGCACAATGAACTAATGTTTTCATAGCTGAGAACAATGAACTAATGTTTTCACAGCTGCAAATTAGCTAGTGATTCTGTCTAAGAATTGCCtaaacttttattaaaattCATCAGCTAACCATTCATGTCACTATTGATGCTTAGTCCGATCTTTTTTGCATGCAAAACTCATTTTTGCTTGCAGTACATGGTAATACTAAATACTCGCGGCTTTAGGAATATACACTTGTTAAAAATTTGTAGAGGCATGATGTGAGTTATTCAGAATATTTTGTCAGGTTATATATACTACTAATATGAGCAATTATCCTCTCTTTAACTTAATTAGGGGTAGAATGGGCCGATGGTTTGTGTTCATGCTGGGCTTTGGGCTCTTAAAACCCTGAGCTTAACTAACGAGTCTGAAAAGGAAAAGGACTTATTTGGGCTTGGCCAACCCAACCGGAATCCCAGCTTATCTGCTTGTCCAAGTATTTATGTTTCGTTTTACGTCCACATTCATGTTGTGTTCAGttcctatattttattttagtttttagtaTGTTGAACGTGTAGAGAATCACATTGTTTCTGGAAGAATACTCGTTTTATTGCCTGAAGATTAATTGATTAACTCTGCACCATGCTAAGTTTAGACAGGATCCTGCTAAAAACAGTCTGATTATTATTTGGGCTTTCGagcctcttttttttgtttgaagaATTTTGGGCCTTAGAGCAGCCCAAAGCCCGtaatttgattttcggtgcCACGCTGGGGCTTCGGGTGGCTCGAAATGACCGTCAACTTAACTTGCTAGCTCTGGTGCTTTTCTTGCAGGAATCAAAGCTTTAATGAGGTTGCTTCGGAGGTTCGAAGAAGAGAAATTAGCCTCTTATCTCTATGCATGCAATTGTTGCTTCTGTAATCTCTGCACTCCGGGGTTTCCGCTAAGAGAGGCAAATTCGAAGTCCCCACTCTATGTCAACAATGTTGGTGGGTGTATTAAGGTATTACTTCTTTGCCACCTCCAGTGAGAAATTCCGAGTTTGAAGTTATGCGATCAGCTCATCCGTACAAACTTGACTTGCTGCTAATTCTCAGTGATTTTGTTAAATTCAACTGTTCTGAATCCTTTCTCGGTGAATAGAATTGTTGTTAAATTACTGTTTAGCTGATAGCTAATTAAGAGAGTTATTAATTAGCACTGCTAATACAGACAATCATGCGTAATATAACATATCAGACAAGTTatgttatgttatatatataattcgatGGTATTTCTAAGAAGAAATATATGTGATAATTCAATGCATGGTATTGGTAGGTCATACCGCCGACCTCTTTTGGTCTGTGCAGATCCAAAGCCAGGAGATGATTGAATACATCAAaaactctctcctctcctccctcgAAAACTATGGCTCATGACCGCGGGGCTCGTCAGATTCGGAATGCCAAATACAAGCTCTCTATCTCTTGCGTCACGTGCAAGTTTTGCAGCAGCTTTCCCCCCTCCGCTCCGAACCGGTTCCCTTTGCGAGCAAGAAGACAGACTCGCTCAGCTGTTGCGCACAACGAGGTCCGATCACCGAACGGTAGGCATTCTCCCtcccatgttttttttttttttttttttttgttagtacTCAACCCATCCTACCCACCCACCCATAAGAAATGCTCTGTTTAAAGCACAAGCccacaaaaagaaaacaggaTGAAATaagaaggacaaaaaaaaaaaaaaaagaaaaaagaaaaaaagaagaagaagcacaaCTGCAAGTCGGTGGCTCCGTTCTAATTAAAGCTTCAAAACTTTCTTTTATTACTCCTCTAATTATTAAATTGTTGATATTGAGAAATAAGCTCgaaataataaagaaagaaagaaaaaaaggggataAAAAAAACATCATTCTAATAATTCTAGTCTTAGTCTTAATCTTAATCTAATCTCTAGCGAGGCGCGAGCGAGCGAGTAGATTACAGCGCCGAGAACCAAAGTAGTGTGTAGTAGTgtagcagtagtagtagtagtagtagtagtagtcgTAGTCGTAGTGGTACGACGATATGTAGGAGCAGATCAGATCCGGCCAGCGGCTGATTCAGGCCCGATTGTTGGTTggttgaaaagaaagaaagaagaaaaaggaaatagaaAAGGAAGAATCAATCAGGCGGCGGCGGGCGTGGCGGGGCCGAAGGGCTTCTGGAGCAGGGCGGTGAGGTAGACGTCGGCGTTCTTGAGGCCGGCGGGGTCGGTCTTGTCGGCGACGGCCCACTTGATGGTGCGGTAGCCGAGGCGGGCGAGGATGGGGGCGTAGAGGGGGTGGAGGTCGATCCGCCTGCAGGAGAAGTGGTCGATCCAGAGGAAGGCGCCGGGGCGGAGGACGCGGTCGGCGTCGTAGAGGAGGAACTCGAGGACGGGGGCGGGGATCCAGCGGTTGACGGCGTGGCCGGTGCGGACGAGGTCGAGGACGGCGTCGGCGACGGGGAAGCGCTGCTGGAGCGGGGCGTGGAGCGGGACGAGGCCGCGGAGGGCGGCGGCCTGGGAGTAAGGGGCGCCGAGGTTCATGGTGGTCGTCAGCACGGTGGCGTTggcgaggaggcggaggcgcgcGGCCAGGGTGCCGGTGCCGCCGCCCACGTCGAGGGCGAGGCGGATGGGGGCGGCGCCGTGGGAGCGGGCGAGGCGGAGGAGCTGCGGGAGGGTGAGGTCGAGGGTGGAGCGGGTGGACATGAAGCGCGCGGCCTCGGTGCGGGCGAGGTCGAAgccgagggcggcggcggcggggaggcAGGAGAAGGAGCGGCAGGGCGAGGCGCGGGGCCAGAGGACGGCGGAGTCCGGGAGGGGCGCCGCGGGGAAGGGgtgggaggggaggagggaggCCGGGAGGGCCCTGGGGACGGTCGGGGAGAAGCAGCGCCGGCGGGGGAGGGGCTGGCagccgcggaggaggaggggctcGGCCACGGAGAGGAGGTCGTCGGGGCAGGCCGAGAAGGGCGTGTAGT
This genomic interval from Ananas comosus cultivar F153 linkage group 8, ASM154086v1, whole genome shotgun sequence contains the following:
- the LOC109713945 gene encoding uncharacterized protein LOC109713945, translating into MVCVHAGLWALKTLSLTNESEKEKDLFGLGQPNRNPSLSACPRIKALMRLLRRFEEEKLASYLYACNCCFCNLCTPGFPLREANSKSPLYVNNVGGCIKVIPPTSFGLCRSKARR